The following coding sequences are from one Halorubrum sp. BOL3-1 window:
- a CDS encoding bacteriorhodopsin — translation MLIGTFYFIVRGWGVTDKEAREYYSITILVPGIASAAYLSMFFGIGLTEVAVGGEMLDIYYARYADWLFTTPLLLLDLALLAKVDRATIGTLIGVDALMIVTGLVGALSHTPLARYTWWLVSTIAMIVVLFFLATSLRSAAKERSADVQSTFNTLTALTLVLWTAYPILWIVGTEGAGVVGLGVETLLFMVLDVSAKVGFGFILLRSRAVLGGTEAPEPSAGADAQAAD, via the coding sequence ATGCTCATCGGGACCTTCTACTTCATCGTCCGTGGCTGGGGGGTCACGGACAAGGAGGCCCGCGAGTACTACTCGATCACGATCCTCGTTCCCGGGATTGCATCGGCGGCCTATCTGTCGATGTTCTTCGGTATCGGTCTGACGGAGGTCGCAGTCGGTGGCGAAATGCTCGACATCTACTACGCGCGGTACGCGGACTGGCTGTTCACCACGCCGCTGCTGCTGCTTGACCTCGCGCTCCTCGCGAAGGTCGACCGCGCGACCATCGGGACGCTCATCGGCGTCGACGCGCTGATGATCGTCACCGGTCTCGTCGGCGCGCTCTCCCACACGCCGCTCGCGCGGTACACCTGGTGGCTGGTCAGTACGATCGCGATGATCGTCGTGCTGTTCTTCCTCGCCACGAGCCTCCGCAGCGCGGCGAAGGAGCGCTCGGCTGACGTCCAGAGCACGTTCAACACGCTGACCGCGCTGACGCTGGTCCTCTGGACTGCGTACCCGATCCTGTGGATCGTCGGCACTGAGGGTGCCGGCGTCGTCGGTCTCGGCGTCGAGACCCTCCTGTTCATGGTGCTCGACGTGAGCGCGAAGGTCGGGTTCGGATTCATCCTGCTCCGCAGCCGCGCCGTCCTCGGCGGAACCGAGGCGCCGGAGCCCTCCGCGGGCGCCGACGCGCAGGCCGCGGACTGA